A genomic window from Candidatus Binataceae bacterium includes:
- a CDS encoding nuclear transport factor 2 family protein, which produces MTNEQKKELVTQTWTAFGQGDVKTAFANMSDNVSWLIPGSIPGVSGLKRGKDEILKFMAGVGASFPEGLKSEIRRTYCDGDAVILELTNRGKVSNGKNYENEYCFIFELEDGKIRRIREYVDTQKAKDILFG; this is translated from the coding sequence ATGACGAACGAGCAGAAAAAAGAACTGGTCACGCAAACCTGGACCGCTTTCGGACAGGGCGACGTAAAGACCGCCTTCGCCAACATGTCCGACAACGTCAGTTGGTTGATTCCGGGCTCGATACCCGGCGTCTCGGGACTGAAACGTGGGAAAGATGAGATTCTGAAGTTCATGGCAGGCGTCGGCGCCTCATTTCCCGAGGGCCTTAAGAGCGAAATTCGCCGCACGTATTGCGACGGTGACGCGGTGATCCTTGAGCTGACCAATCGCGGCAAAGTTTCCAACGGCAAAAACTACGAAAACGAGTACTGCTTCATTTTCGAGCTGGAAGACGGCAAGATTCGCCGCATCCGCGAATACGTCGACACGCAGAAGGCCAAGGATATTCTCTTCGGCTAA
- a CDS encoding transglutaminase family protein, translated as MRRLRVRHTTRYKYSKPVTIGDHRLMLRPRDSHDMRLIATTLTIQPNPSALRWLHDVFGNSVAIASFTDSARELLFESNLDLEHFESTEPDYPIETYAATYPFSYSAEEAPDLQRSIERHYPDPEHQVDLWAKRFMSNNGQTDTLAMLKAITESIKAEGFKYAARVAEGCQLPADTLRLKSGSCRDFALLMIEAVRSLGLAARFISGYIYVPAAAGSGNLGGASTHAWLEVYLPGSGWMEFDPTNGIVGNRDLIRVAVVRDPSQAPPIAGQWTGAPSDFIGMEVDVSVSQVEPKVEPVSKSAPAANVPANWNAS; from the coding sequence GTGCGCCGACTTCGAGTCAGACACACTACTCGTTATAAGTATTCAAAGCCGGTCACCATCGGCGATCACCGTTTGATGCTGCGGCCGCGCGACAGTCACGATATGCGATTGATCGCGACCACGCTCACGATTCAGCCGAATCCATCCGCGCTGCGATGGCTGCATGACGTTTTCGGCAACTCCGTCGCGATTGCATCTTTTACCGATTCCGCGCGTGAACTGTTATTCGAAAGCAATCTCGATCTTGAGCATTTCGAAAGCACTGAACCTGATTACCCAATTGAGACCTACGCCGCGACCTATCCGTTTTCCTATTCGGCCGAGGAAGCGCCTGATCTACAGCGTTCGATAGAACGTCACTATCCGGATCCCGAGCATCAGGTGGATCTGTGGGCGAAGCGGTTTATGTCGAACAATGGTCAGACTGACACCCTCGCAATGCTTAAGGCGATCACCGAGTCGATCAAGGCTGAAGGTTTCAAATACGCGGCTCGAGTTGCAGAAGGATGCCAACTTCCGGCAGATACGCTCAGGCTCAAGAGCGGAAGTTGCCGCGACTTCGCTTTGCTGATGATCGAGGCAGTGCGATCGCTCGGCCTCGCCGCGCGTTTTATCTCGGGCTACATCTACGTGCCGGCTGCGGCTGGCAGTGGCAATCTCGGCGGCGCATCAACCCACGCCTGGCTCGAGGTCTATCTGCCCGGCTCCGGTTGGATGGAGTTCGATCCGACCAACGGCATCGTCGGCAATCGCGATCTGATCCGCGTTGCTGTTGTTCGCGATCCGTCGCAAGCTCCGCCGATCGCCGGGCAATGGACGGGCGCCCCGTCCGATTTCATCGGCATGGAAGTCGATGTCAGCGTGAGCCAGGTCGAACCCAAGGTCGAGCCGGTGTCGAAGTCCGCGCCGGCGGCGAACGTTCCGGCAAATTGGAATGCATCTTAA